From the Euphorbia lathyris chromosome 6, ddEupLath1.1, whole genome shotgun sequence genome, one window contains:
- the LOC136232900 gene encoding splicing factor 3B subunit 6-like protein, with translation MAISLRKGNTRLPPEVNRVLYVRNLPFNISSEEMYDIFGKYGAIRQIRIGTNKDTRGTAFVVYEDIYDAKTAVDHLSGFNVANRYLIVLYYQQAKMSKKFDQKKKEEEIAKMQEKYGVSTKDK, from the coding sequence ATGGCTATCAGTCTCCGCAAGGGCAATACAAGGCTGCCGCCGGAGGTCAACAGAGTCCTCTACGTTCGGAACCTTCCTTTCAACATTTCGAGCGAGGAGATGTACGATATTTTTGGCAAATACGGAGCTATTCGCCAAATCCGGATTGGGACTAACAAGGACACCAGAGGGACAGCTTTTGTGGTCTATGAGGACATCTATGATGCCAAAACCGCCGTTGATCATTTGTCCGGTTTCAACGTTGCCAATAGGTATCTGATTGTTTTATACTACCAGCAGGCTAAGATGAGCAAGAAGTTTGAccagaagaaaaaggaagaggAAATTGCTAAGATGCAGGAGAAATATGGGGTTTCTACTAAAGATAAGTAA